Below is a window of Macadamia integrifolia cultivar HAES 741 chromosome 8, SCU_Mint_v3, whole genome shotgun sequence DNA.
tatatttcctCCTCATATATGGATATGCTGGTCATCGAGTTCACCATAAAGACATCAAGTTTGCAGagttttctaccaaaaaaaaaaaattgcagagtAATTTAAGCAAGGTAATTAATGTATCAACTATCAAGCTAGACTGCTCGACCCataaattttaagaaataaaaaaagaatgggTTATACATCttataatggaaaaatataataattctCCACCCGAACCCCAATAAATGAGCCCAAATCACCTCGCTAATGTGTATGCTTAATTACTACACAGCCAAGAAAGTGTACTAATGGCCGGGAAGGAGAGACATCTTCCTTCAAGTACGTAAAAGGAGATACCAAGAAAACTGTAATTAAATCAGATGGAAACCGGCGCCGGAGCAGCAGCAAAGAATGGGGATGATGATTCACCGGGGATAGGACCAGGTGCCACACCAGAGCTAAGGAGCTCCATCATCGCACGGTGAGGGTTCATACGTTGGCCCTCGCATAGATCCGGCAAGAACACCCCTGTTTCCATTATCAAGTCATCAGAATCTATGGGGATtcaatgaaattaaaatcaaaaccgcCATTGATTGAACAGAGGAATGGATATATACCTTCTCCTGCAGCGAGATTGAAGTAGAGATCGACAAGGTTGGGGCATCTGTGGAGACATGAAGGGGAACAGAGCTTGGAGGTGAATTGAGGCTCAAGCAAAGCATCGGATGAAAAGCCAACAGTTTTCCTATCGACACCACAAGCCCTGACGCAGGCGTCGGTCTCAATCAACTCCGCCATCCTCTCAACCACCACCTCAGATGTCCTGCATTGGTATGCCATACTCCCCTGCTTTGTCTTGTAATTCTCCAATACGCATCTCTTCCCAGATGAAGCTATCGAGAATGCACACAAGTTGTTCGGCAAATATTCACAGACGATCTCACCTGAAACGGTAGAAACACATCACCataattatatttataaatcataatcataatcataataaaCCAAATGAAGATTACAGAGAAGAAACAATACCTAAAGCTccttggaggaggaggagagagaaggcaaGGAAGAGGGGCATAATCATTTTGTAATTAGTGAGATAAGCCATGACGAAATTGATTAAAAACTGTGGGAATGTTTCAATAAGAGAAAATAACTAAATTTTTAAGGGGAA
It encodes the following:
- the LOC122086238 gene encoding uncharacterized protein LOC122086238, translating into MAYLTNYKMIMPLFLAFSLLLLQGALGEIVCEYLPNNLCAFSIASSGKRCVLENYKTKQGSMAYQCRTSEVVVERMAELIETDACVRACGVDRKTVGFSSDALLEPQFTSKLCSPSCLHRCPNLVDLYFNLAAGEGVFLPDLCEGQRMNPHRAMMELLSSGVAPGPIPGESSSPFFAAAPAPVSI